One Lytechinus variegatus isolate NC3 chromosome 14, Lvar_3.0, whole genome shotgun sequence genomic region harbors:
- the LOC121427181 gene encoding dopamine receptor 4-like: MRHIMWIPGLILLSGISSFEASGRDTFTTFNDSTQGATMFPSTDGNVYQYDHSIPSDSTLSDGTLTLITEMMTTMEAESALIDTMGDRAIGWSWYPVTWSWWTIMQLVSAIAGILGNGLVILVLFQRRKKSRSTDTLVSALAVADFLTSVVILPVPQAATFPSTFLGEFYCRVLSLNGLMWFFVLGSIYTLVAISIERYIAIIYPIYFKRAVTRRRISVAIVLIWVVTILCSIFVYFIFKVDGTSGRCVLNHPIPEGFYISGAFLFVIRLVFPTTTMLVTQVIIARKLYHQSLLFRKDDESTFHTKARRRVVKTMAIVITIYIICWSPSQTAFILFSFGVLPRSFRGTSWYYITNTMGFFNSCLNPIIYAARFKEFRVAVKQMITCQSANRAPIFDQETPSTPGKTDTAQQA; encoded by the coding sequence ATGAGGCACATCATGTGGATACCCGGGCTCATCCTTCTGAGCGGAATTAGTTCATTCGAGGCCAGTGGAAGAGACACCTTCACAACATTCAACGATTCCACACAAGGTGCAACAATGTTTCCCTCAACTGATGGCAACGTCTACCAATATGATCACAGTATACCCTCAGATTCTACCTTGTCGGATGGAACACTGACCTTAATAACAGAGATGATGACTACCATGGAAGCAGAATCTGCACTGATCGATACCATGGGCGATCGGGCCATTGGTTGGTCCTGGTACCCTGTCACGTGGTCATGGTGGACCATAATGCAGCTGGTTTCCGCCATTGCCGGTATCCTCGGTAACGGCCTTGTGATACTGGTCCTCTTCCAGCGGAGAAAGAAGAGTCGTTCAACGGATACCTTGGTGAGTGCACTGGCCGTAGCTGACTTCCTGACATCCGTTGTGATTCTCCCGGTTCCTCAAGCGGCCACATTTCCCTCTACATTCCTTGGCGAGTTCTACTGCAGGGTTCTGTCTTTGAACGGCCTGATGTGGTTCTTCGTCCTTGGTTCAATCTACACGTTAGTGGCCATTTCCATCGAACGATACATAGCTATTATCTATCCTATATATTTCAAACGTGCCGTCACTCGCCGCAGGATTTCCGTAGCCATTGTTCTCATCTGGGTCGTCACAATCCTCTGCAgcatatttgtatatttcatctTCAAGGTGGATGGCACTTCCGGTCGTTGCGTCCTGAACCATCCCATCCCCGAGGGCTTCTACATATCGGGTGCCTTCTTGTTTGTAATCCGCCTGGTCTTTCCGACAACCACCATGTTGGTGACCCAGGTCATTATTGCCAGAAAGCTTTACCACCAATCGCTTCTCTTTAGGAAAGATGATGAATCGACGTTCCACACCAAAGCCAGACGTCGCGTCGTCAAAACCATGGCAATTGTCATTACGATCTACATCATCTGCTGGAGTCCAAGCCAAACAGCGTTTATTTTATTCAGTTTTGGCGTGTTACCACGGTCATTTCGAGGTACCAGTTGGTACTACATAACCAATACCATGGGGTTCTTTAACTCCTGTTTGAATCCTATTATCTATGCGGCACGCTTTAAAGAGTTTCGTGTGGCTGTGAAGCAGATGATAACCTGCCAGTCGGCCAACAGAGCCCCGATATTTGATCAGGAAACTCCGAGCACGCCCGGAAAGACTGACACGGCTCAACAAGCTTAG